The genomic DNA AGACACGGTGGGCGGCAGGGTGTTCGGACGAAGACTCATGGCGATGATGGCAACGGGGGATAAAGCAAAAAAAATGTCGAGCCAGCACCCTCTGGGCAGTGGCTCGACACGAATTACGACTTGCGACGCGTCCCGCTACGCGGCGCCGTGTACACGGCGACCACCGGTGCGCGGCACCGCGCAGGACAGGAAGCGTCTTTCATGCACACTACCGATCAGTTCGTCGGTGCCGCGGCGAGCTTCGTGCCGACGTTCTCGTCGAGGAACAGCGTCGGCGTGTTGCCGGTCGTGTTCAGCATGCTTCGCATGTCGCCAGCGTCGGCATCGAACGAACCGTTGCCAAGACGTTGGCTGCCAAGCCAGTTGTCTTCGATGAACTTCACGACCGACGCTTGCGTGATCAGCGTGTGGTCGACGAAGTTAGCCTTCGCCCACGGCGAGATCAGGATGAACGGCGTACGCGTACCCGGGCCGCAACGGCCGTTCACCGCGCCACCGTTCACGCCGGTCGGCTGCTTCGCGTTCGGAGCGGTACACGAGCCGACAGCAGTCAGTTCGTCCGCGCCCTGGAAGGCCGGTTTGGTGGTGGCGGAGCTGTTGCCTGCCGTCACCGTGAGCGTGGTGTCGAACGACGAGTGCTGAATCGGTGGCACCGCATGGTCATACCAGCCGTCCGAATCGTCGTACGCGATGACCACAGCGGTGTTCTTCCAGTCCGGTTGCTGCTGGAGGAAGTTGACCACCTTCACGACGAACTGCTGCTCGTCGAGCGGGTCAGAGTTGCCCGGGTGACCATCGCCAACCGCCGGCGCCTTCAGGAAGCTGACCGACGGGAAGTTGCCCGCCGACACCGCCGAGAAGAAGTCGTCCGTGTCGTACTCGTGGTGAACCGGCGTCGCCGTGTTGTCGAGGGTCGGCTCGGTGAAGCCGATCATCGTGGGCGACGACGGACGCTGGTGAGTCGGGTTCGCGGTCGACGGGAAGTACTGGAACCAGTTGTGGTGCTGCGTGTAATCGGTCGGCGAGCTGTTCAGTACTGACGAGAACGTCGTGCGCTTGCAGCCGGTCGTGCCGTTTGCGTTCACAGTCTGCAGGTTGAAGCCGCCCATGAAGCCGCCCCACGTGATGTTCTTCGCGTTCAGCAGATCGCCGATGTTCTTGACCTGCGGCAGGTACTGCATCACGACTGCACCGGCGCTGTTACCCTGGTTCGTGCAGACGTCGCCTGCCGGGTCGAGGTCGCCGATCAGC from Paraburkholderia edwinii includes the following:
- a CDS encoding phospholipase C, which encodes MFRKAILPMALAAALLTLAACGDDDNSSPSSAPAASVSPQDALQTATPIKHLVVIFGENVSFDHYFATYPNSTNAVGEPQVTAAANTQKDINTLQSQNLLAPNNPNGAATSPNISTSATVNGVATQPPNIGGVTLTTTLSQPFRLDRTQANTKSQSHSYGPEQLAADNNKMDAFPLFTSANSVITGSTGSFGSAAQVLGYFDGNTVTALWNYAQNFAMSDNAWTDTFGPSTPGAVEVVSGQSNGIQMFKTTSTTDASLGTLVTTTTSPSGNAIPDGVGGFTLIGDLDPAGDVCTNQGNSAGAVVMQYLPQVKNIGDLLNAKNITWGGFMGGFNLQTVNANGTTGCKRTTFSSVLNSSPTDYTQHHNWFQYFPSTANPTHQRPSSPTMIGFTEPTLDNTATPVHHEYDTDDFFSAVSAGNFPSVSFLKAPAVGDGHPGNSDPLDEQQFVVKVVNFLQQQPDWKNTAVVIAYDDSDGWYDHAVPPIQHSSFDTTLTVTAGNSSATTKPAFQGADELTAVGSCTAPNAKQPTGVNGGAVNGRCGPGTRTPFILISPWAKANFVDHTLITQASVVKFIEDNWLGSQRLGNGSFDADAGDMRSMLNTTGNTPTLFLDENVGTKLAAAPTN